A region of Nostoc sp. 'Peltigera membranacea cyanobiont' N6 DNA encodes the following proteins:
- a CDS encoding metal-sensing transcriptional repressor codes for MNGSNRLGKESLPTSQQAEHSQHDDTDHDHIDRTHGTGEVAHPHVHSEESLRRIVNRLSRIEGHVRGIKAMVQQNSPCPDVLLQIAAVRGALDRVARIVLDEHLTECIGRAAQEGNIDVEIKQLKAALDRFLP; via the coding sequence ATGAATGGATCAAACCGATTAGGCAAGGAATCCTTGCCAACATCCCAGCAAGCAGAACATTCCCAGCATGATGACACAGACCACGACCATATAGATCGGACTCATGGCACTGGAGAGGTGGCTCATCCTCATGTCCATAGCGAAGAGTCTTTACGGCGAATTGTCAATCGATTATCGCGTATAGAAGGACATGTTCGTGGCATTAAGGCAATGGTGCAGCAAAATAGTCCTTGTCCTGATGTTTTACTACAAATTGCCGCAGTCCGGGGTGCATTGGATAGGGTAGCACGAATTGTTTTGGATGAACATTTAACTGAGTGTATTGGTCGAGCCGCACAAGAGGGTAATATTGATGTTGAAATTAAACAGTTAAAAGCTGCTTTAGATCGATTTTTACCTTAG